From a region of the Candidatus Pantoea bituminis genome:
- the mqo gene encoding malate dehydrogenase (quinone), protein MCNSAVNLALAMSAIGKDTTTQERKDVDVLLIGAGVMSATLGAWLQDLEPDWSIEMVERLDSVAEESSNGWNNAGTGHAALAELNYTPQKADGSIDISKAVAINESFQISRQFWAYHVQKGNLKNPKSFIHSTPHMSFVWGEDNVSFLRKRFKALQKSTLFRGMDYSEDAQQIEEWIPLVMKGRDRSQKVAATWTEMGTDVNFGEVTRQLIAALEKKPHFRLRLHQEVRDISRLDDGRWQVTLHCLASGTQRTLTAKTVFIGAGGAALPLLQKAGIPEASGYAGFPVGGSFLVTENPEVVKQHMAKVYGKASVGAPPMSVPHVDTRVLDGKQVLLFGPFATFSTKFLKQGSLLDMFASMNSSNLLPMMHVGLKSFDLVKYLMDQVLQSDRDRMDALRAYVPQAKQEDWRLVTAGQRVQIIKKDEKEGGVLRLGTEVVASEDGSISALLGASPGASTAAPIMLELMQKVYPEQMASPEWQNKIRTVIPSWGRKLNGDVALTERVLADTSRILQLEYVAVTPMAANDEGRETAHVVGK, encoded by the coding sequence ATGTGCAATTCAGCTGTAAACCTTGCGCTCGCGATGAGTGCCATTGGCAAGGACACCACCACGCAGGAGCGTAAAGACGTCGATGTTCTGCTTATCGGCGCGGGCGTCATGAGCGCAACCTTAGGCGCATGGCTGCAAGACTTAGAGCCAGACTGGTCAATCGAAATGGTCGAGCGTCTGGACAGCGTGGCTGAAGAGTCGTCGAATGGCTGGAACAATGCGGGCACCGGCCACGCTGCGTTGGCCGAGCTGAACTATACGCCGCAAAAGGCCGACGGCAGTATCGACATCTCTAAAGCGGTGGCGATCAACGAATCCTTCCAGATTTCACGCCAGTTTTGGGCTTATCACGTCCAGAAAGGCAATCTGAAGAACCCTAAAAGCTTTATCCACAGTACGCCGCACATGAGTTTTGTCTGGGGCGAGGATAACGTTTCGTTTCTGCGCAAGCGCTTCAAGGCGTTGCAGAAAAGCACCTTGTTCCGTGGCATGGATTACTCAGAAGATGCTCAGCAGATTGAGGAGTGGATCCCGCTGGTGATGAAAGGCCGCGATCGCAGCCAGAAAGTGGCCGCGACCTGGACCGAAATGGGTACCGACGTTAACTTCGGCGAAGTCACGCGTCAGCTGATTGCAGCGCTGGAGAAAAAGCCTCATTTCCGTCTGCGCCTGCATCAGGAAGTGCGTGATATCAGCCGCCTCGATGATGGTCGCTGGCAGGTTACGCTGCACTGTCTGGCAAGCGGTACGCAGCGCACGCTGACGGCGAAAACGGTGTTTATCGGTGCAGGTGGTGCGGCGCTGCCGCTGCTGCAAAAAGCCGGCATCCCGGAAGCCAGCGGCTATGCAGGTTTTCCGGTCGGCGGTTCTTTCCTGGTCACCGAAAACCCAGAAGTTGTGAAACAGCACATGGCGAAGGTCTATGGCAAAGCCAGCGTTGGCGCACCGCCGATGTCTGTGCCACACGTTGATACTCGCGTGTTGGATGGTAAGCAAGTGTTGCTGTTCGGGCCGTTTGCGACCTTCTCTACCAAGTTTTTGAAGCAAGGTTCACTGCTGGATATGTTCGCTTCCATGAACAGTTCGAACCTGCTGCCGATGATGCATGTGGGTTTGAAAAGTTTTGACCTGGTGAAATACCTGATGGATCAGGTACTGCAAAGCGATCGCGATCGAATGGATGCGCTGCGCGCGTACGTTCCGCAAGCTAAGCAGGAGGACTGGCGTCTGGTGACAGCGGGCCAACGTGTGCAAATCATCAAGAAAGATGAGAAAGAAGGCGGCGTGCTGCGCCTTGGCACCGAAGTAGTGGCATCGGAAGATGGCTCGATTTCTGCCCTGCTTGGCGCATCACCAGGTGCATCAACCGCCGCACCGATCATGCTGGAGTTGATGCAAAAAGTGTATCCCGAGCAGATGGCATCGCCGGAATGGCAGAACAAAATCCGCACTGTGATCCCATCCTGGGGCCGCAAACTGAATGGTGATGTGGCGCTGACAGAACGCGTACTGGCTGATACCAGCCGCATTTTGCAGCTTGAATACGTCGCGGTCACGCCCATGGCTGCCAACGACGAAGGCCGCGAAACCGCGCACGTTGTGGGAAAGTAA
- a CDS encoding DUF1158 domain-containing protein produces MNNPFETVIIPGGILLLGFLSALLLPAPAFGITLAQRLMEMFHFQDLSQLYTVVFCIWFLLLGTVEFFVIRFVWRRWFRV; encoded by the coding sequence ATGAATAACCCATTCGAAACAGTCATTATCCCAGGCGGTATTTTATTGCTGGGTTTCCTCTCCGCCCTGCTGCTGCCCGCGCCCGCTTTTGGCATCACTTTGGCGCAACGCCTGATGGAGATGTTTCATTTCCAGGATCTCAGCCAGCTTTACACCGTGGTTTTTTGCATTTGGTTTTTGCTGCTGGGAACGGTGGAGTTCTTTGTGATTCGTTTTGTCTGGCGCCGCTGGTTTAGGGTTTAA
- the azuC gene encoding stress response protein AzuC: protein MKRIIKYVFRAYVETFKHVPPGAMY, encoded by the coding sequence ATGAAACGCATTATTAAGTACGTGTTCCGCGCTTACGTTGAAACGTTTAAACACGTACCGCCGGGTGCAATGTACTAA
- the dgcN gene encoding N-acetyltransferase DgcN has product MLIPQPYLLFLGDVTDPLAAKTARGIHVWRPEQCVGEIRLPGCTVSLGLEELDIATAKARGAKTLVLGTANAGGYLPTHWLATVTEAITAGMNVASGLHHRLADEPELVALAQEHGVELFDIRHMRPKLDVGSGKKRSGKRILTVGTDCSVGKMYTSLALEAAMREIGMKADFRATGQTGILVAGEGIAIDAVIADFIAGAAEALSPANDDDHWDIVEGQGSLFHPSYAGVSMGLIHGAQPHWLVMCHEMGRPHMRHLPHQPMVSLADCVDANLRAAAVTSDNVQLAGFAINTSNFPEQEARDYCAQVSAEFGVPATDPVRFGIDAIAALLKEQG; this is encoded by the coding sequence ATGCTGATCCCTCAACCTTATTTGCTTTTCCTTGGTGATGTCACCGATCCGCTGGCAGCCAAAACAGCGCGCGGCATTCATGTATGGCGTCCTGAACAATGCGTTGGTGAAATCCGTTTGCCGGGTTGCACGGTCAGCCTTGGCCTGGAAGAACTCGACATCGCGACAGCGAAAGCGCGCGGCGCGAAAACACTGGTACTCGGTACCGCTAACGCAGGCGGATATTTGCCCACGCATTGGCTAGCAACCGTAACCGAGGCGATCACCGCAGGAATGAACGTTGCCAGCGGCTTGCATCATCGCCTGGCTGATGAACCGGAACTGGTGGCGTTAGCACAAGAGCATGGCGTGGAACTGTTCGATATTCGCCATATGCGGCCAAAATTGGATGTTGGCAGCGGTAAAAAACGCAGCGGTAAACGCATCTTAACGGTCGGTACGGATTGTTCGGTCGGCAAAATGTACACTTCGCTGGCGCTGGAAGCGGCAATGCGCGAGATCGGAATGAAAGCGGATTTCCGCGCTACCGGGCAAACCGGCATTCTGGTTGCAGGCGAAGGCATTGCGATTGATGCAGTGATTGCCGATTTCATCGCAGGTGCAGCAGAGGCGCTTTCGCCAGCTAACGATGACGATCACTGGGATATTGTCGAAGGTCAGGGTTCACTGTTCCATCCTTCTTATGCAGGCGTCAGCATGGGGCTGATTCATGGCGCACAGCCACATTGGCTGGTGATGTGTCATGAAATGGGCCGTCCGCATATGCGTCACTTGCCGCATCAACCGATGGTTAGCCTGGCCGATTGCGTTGACGCTAACCTGCGCGCTGCCGCAGTGACCAGTGACAACGTCCAACTCGCCGGTTTTGCTATCAACACCTCTAATTTCCCTGAACAAGAAGCCCGCGACTATTGCGCACAGGTCAGTGCTGAGTTTGGTGTTCCTGCGACCGATCCGGTGCGCTTTGGTATCGACGCGATCGCAGCGTTGCTGAAGGAGCAGGGCTAA
- the dgcA gene encoding N-acetyl-D-Glu racemase DgcA, with product MRRMQIQLLELPLARPFAISRGTRTAVTVIRVTLEQNGFIGRGECTPTPRYSETAESVHAQLEALQADIEAGLSRDALQTRLAAGSARNALDCALWRLDAALAKQTLWQQAARKVPISVVTAETLSLDTRENMAEAAADAVSRGAVLLKIKLNRDEILEKVAAIRAVAPHATLIIDANEAWAGLDLQSLFNALLPYNIAMIEQPLPAGQDGDLQRFTHSIPLCADESCHTVADIEGLRNRYEMINIKLDKCGGLTEALAMVVEAKRQEMRVMVGCMLGSSLAMEAALPVAIDAEHVDLDGPIWLAADSSPFLTYSQGRIWL from the coding sequence ATGCGTCGCATGCAGATTCAGCTGCTGGAGCTGCCTTTAGCGCGTCCGTTTGCCATCTCACGCGGCACCCGTACTGCGGTAACGGTCATTCGCGTCACGTTAGAACAGAACGGTTTTATCGGGCGCGGTGAATGTACGCCAACGCCGCGTTATAGCGAAACCGCTGAAAGCGTGCATGCCCAGCTTGAAGCGTTACAGGCCGATATTGAAGCTGGCCTCAGCCGTGACGCGTTGCAAACCCGTCTCGCTGCCGGTTCAGCCCGTAACGCGCTGGACTGCGCTTTGTGGCGGCTGGACGCCGCACTGGCGAAACAAACGCTGTGGCAGCAGGCGGCCCGCAAGGTGCCGATCTCCGTTGTGACCGCTGAAACGTTGAGTCTGGATACACGCGAAAACATGGCAGAAGCTGCCGCAGATGCGGTATCGCGCGGTGCCGTGCTGCTGAAAATCAAACTCAACCGTGATGAGATTCTGGAAAAAGTGGCGGCAATCCGTGCCGTTGCGCCCCATGCGACGCTGATCATTGATGCCAATGAAGCCTGGGCGGGCCTTGATCTGCAAAGCCTGTTCAACGCCTTGCTGCCCTACAACATCGCCATGATTGAGCAGCCGTTACCTGCTGGTCAGGATGGTGATTTACAACGTTTCACCCATTCCATTCCTCTCTGCGCTGACGAAAGCTGTCACACCGTTGCCGACATTGAAGGTCTGCGCAATCGCTATGAAATGATCAACATCAAGCTCGATAAGTGCGGTGGTTTGACCGAAGCGCTGGCGATGGTTGTCGAGGCGAAAAGGCAGGAAATGCGGGTGATGGTGGGCTGCATGCTGGGTTCGTCGCTGGCAATGGAAGCCGCGCTGCCGGTGGCGATTGATGCAGAGCATGTCGATCTCGACGGTCCCATTTGGTTAGCGGCAGACAGTTCGCCGTTTCTCACCTATTCGCAAGGCCGCATCTGGCTGTAA
- a CDS encoding glutathione ABC transporter substrate-binding protein, producing the protein MKPLLRRTSLALGLSLCLTNVAQAQDLRISMYADITGLDPHDTSDNISYSVQSGIFERLFQFDAKMTLTPWLATAYTSNEDATQFTITLRDGVTFQDGTPFDAEAVKANLDRLADQSKGLKRNSLYRMINTVTVLAPNKVQIDLNESFGAFINTLAHPSAVMWSPAILKQYPEESQLRLHPVGTGPFKFVAWQPGKAVTMAKYTGYWNKGWPKVDNVIFSPSPEDATRVAALKSGQVDAIYPLPSDLIGTVQSDSKLAIQRDPSIYLYYMAINTQHKALADVRVRQAINYAINRDLWLKVGFAGMGTPATSAIPAGVQFYQKQGEPNYRYAPDEAKALLKAAGYPNGLDLKLWSTNATASVRAAQFLKAQLATVGIRVTVTPMDSGTRNAKLWGVKDPKQAEYDLYYGGWSTSTGDADWALRPLFATESWVPTSYNVSYYSNPAVDKAIAGGLATADPTKRAASYAEAQTLLWKDAPIAFLGTPDNLVGKTKALSGVSMLPDGNLLFTQAAFK; encoded by the coding sequence ATGAAGCCGTTATTACGTCGTACGTCTCTCGCCCTTGGGCTGTCATTGTGTCTGACGAATGTTGCCCAGGCGCAGGATCTGCGCATCTCCATGTATGCCGACATTACCGGGCTAGACCCGCACGATACCTCCGATAACATCAGCTATTCGGTGCAGAGCGGCATCTTTGAACGCTTGTTCCAGTTCGACGCCAAAATGACGCTGACACCGTGGCTCGCCACCGCTTACACCAGCAATGAAGACGCGACTCAATTTACGATTACGCTGCGCGATGGCGTGACTTTCCAGGACGGCACGCCGTTTGATGCTGAGGCGGTGAAAGCTAACCTTGATCGTCTTGCCGATCAGAGCAAAGGGCTGAAGCGCAACAGCCTGTATCGCATGATTAACACCGTCACGGTGCTGGCACCGAATAAGGTGCAGATCGATCTGAATGAATCCTTTGGTGCCTTCATCAACACGTTGGCGCATCCATCAGCCGTGATGTGGAGCCCGGCGATTCTCAAGCAATACCCAGAAGAGTCGCAACTGCGTTTGCATCCTGTGGGCACCGGCCCGTTCAAATTCGTTGCATGGCAGCCGGGCAAAGCAGTCACCATGGCGAAATATACGGGTTACTGGAATAAAGGCTGGCCGAAAGTCGACAACGTGATTTTCTCGCCTAGCCCAGAAGATGCTACACGCGTAGCAGCATTGAAGTCAGGCCAGGTAGATGCGATTTACCCGCTGCCGTCCGATTTAATTGGCACCGTGCAAAGCGACAGTAAGTTGGCGATTCAGCGCGATCCGAGCATTTATCTCTATTACATGGCGATCAACACGCAGCATAAAGCGCTGGCTGATGTGCGCGTGCGTCAGGCGATCAACTACGCCATTAACCGCGATCTCTGGCTGAAAGTTGGTTTTGCCGGCATGGGAACGCCAGCGACCTCGGCGATTCCAGCGGGCGTTCAGTTTTATCAGAAACAAGGCGAGCCAAATTACCGCTATGCGCCTGACGAAGCCAAGGCGCTGCTGAAAGCGGCGGGCTACCCGAACGGGCTGGACTTAAAATTGTGGAGCACCAATGCCACAGCCAGCGTGCGTGCTGCGCAGTTCCTGAAGGCCCAACTGGCAACCGTGGGCATCCGCGTAACGGTAACGCCAATGGATTCCGGCACCCGCAACGCCAAACTTTGGGGTGTGAAAGATCCTAAGCAGGCTGAATATGATCTCTATTACGGCGGCTGGTCTACCTCAACCGGTGATGCAGACTGGGCGTTGCGTCCGCTGTTCGCCACTGAATCTTGGGTACCGACTTCCTATAACGTTTCTTACTACAGCAATCCCGCGGTGGATAAAGCCATTGCAGGCGGTTTAGCGACAGCCGATCCAACCAAGCGCGCTGCCTCTTACGCAGAAGCGCAGACGCTGCTGTGGAAAGATGCACCGATTGCATTCTTAGGTACGCCGGACAATTTAGTTGGCAAGACCAAAGCGCTGAGCGGCGTCTCGATGCTGCCAGACGGCAATTTGCTGTTTACCCAAGCGGCGTTTAAGTAA
- a CDS encoding ABC transporter permease translates to MFAYIIRRLLEMIPVLLVVSLLVFGFIKLLPGDPARIYAGPDAPIEAVEAARQHLGLNDPLPQQYIHWLGGIFRGDLGVTYRTQQPVLEVIKQGFMPTMWLALAGFAWSVVLGLILGVIAALRRGKWQDWTLMSVAVGGISMPTFWLGLLLIQFVAMPFGLFSVSGFNKPADIILPAITLGSSVAAVMARFTRSAFLEVAQEDYVRTARAKGLRQRLVTWKHVMRNALIPVITMLGLQFGFLLGGSIVVESVFNWPGLGWLLIESIKSQDQPVIQALVMLFVFEFIAINLLVDLLYAVVNPAIRLK, encoded by the coding sequence ATGTTCGCATACATCATTCGTCGACTGCTGGAGATGATCCCGGTGCTGTTGGTGGTCTCACTGCTGGTCTTCGGCTTCATCAAGCTGTTGCCCGGCGATCCGGCACGTATCTATGCGGGACCCGATGCGCCCATCGAGGCGGTCGAAGCAGCACGTCAGCACCTTGGTCTTAACGATCCGCTACCACAGCAATATATTCATTGGCTTGGCGGCATTTTTCGTGGCGACCTGGGCGTCACCTATCGAACCCAGCAACCGGTATTAGAGGTGATCAAACAAGGATTTATGCCAACTATGTGGTTGGCGCTGGCCGGTTTTGCCTGGTCAGTCGTGCTGGGCCTCATTTTGGGGGTGATCGCCGCGCTGCGTCGCGGAAAATGGCAAGACTGGACTTTAATGAGCGTGGCGGTTGGCGGCATCTCAATGCCTACCTTTTGGCTTGGCCTGCTGCTGATACAGTTTGTTGCCATGCCGTTTGGCCTGTTCTCCGTTAGCGGCTTCAATAAGCCCGCCGATATTATCCTGCCCGCTATCACGTTGGGTTCCTCAGTAGCGGCGGTCATGGCACGCTTTACCCGCTCAGCCTTTCTCGAAGTGGCGCAGGAAGATTACGTGCGCACCGCGCGCGCCAAAGGGTTGCGCCAGCGGCTGGTCACCTGGAAACATGTGATGCGTAACGCACTGATCCCGGTGATCACCATGCTGGGTCTGCAGTTTGGTTTTCTGCTGGGTGGATCAATTGTGGTGGAAAGTGTCTTCAACTGGCCGGGTTTAGGCTGGCTGTTGATCGAGTCGATCAAATCGCAAGATCAGCCGGTGATCCAGGCGCTGGTGATGCTGTTTGTGTTTGAATTTATTGCGATCAACCTGCTGGTCGATCTGCTCTACGCGGTGGTTAATCCCGCCATCCGTTTGAAATAG
- a CDS encoding ABC transporter permease subunit, whose translation MSETLSAVVPDTIRSPWRDFLHALVRNPLALVSGSFVLLLVLVAIFAPWLAPWNPMEPDWMALSSPPSVTHWMGTDDLGRDVLSRIIYGARISLYVGVVSVTLGMLVGIFLGLLAGYYGRWVDMLIMRASDVLFAFPGMLLAIAVVAILGPGLNNVIIAVAVFSVPVFARIVRASTLTLKQAAYVEAVRCAGAPDRIILLRHILPGTLSSVIVYFTMRIGTSILTAAGLSFIGLGPEPDVPEWGNILAMSRSMMMAGLWHVSVFPGLAIFITVLAFNLLGDALRDTLDPKLKS comes from the coding sequence ATGAGCGAAACGCTTTCTGCTGTTGTGCCTGACACTATCCGCTCGCCGTGGCGCGATTTTTTGCACGCTTTAGTGCGTAATCCGCTGGCGCTGGTGTCGGGCAGCTTTGTGCTGCTGCTGGTATTGGTGGCGATCTTTGCCCCCTGGCTAGCCCCGTGGAATCCCATGGAGCCGGACTGGATGGCGCTCTCTTCGCCGCCGTCTGTCACACACTGGATGGGCACCGATGATCTGGGCCGCGACGTATTAAGTCGTATTATTTATGGTGCGCGCATTTCGCTGTACGTCGGCGTGGTGTCTGTCACGCTCGGCATGCTGGTGGGGATTTTCCTTGGCCTGCTGGCGGGTTATTACGGACGTTGGGTCGATATGCTGATCATGCGCGCTTCTGACGTATTGTTCGCTTTTCCCGGCATGCTATTGGCGATTGCGGTGGTAGCGATTCTTGGTCCCGGCTTGAATAACGTGATCATTGCCGTAGCGGTGTTCAGTGTGCCGGTCTTCGCCCGCATCGTGCGTGCCTCCACGTTGACGCTGAAACAGGCGGCCTATGTAGAAGCCGTGCGCTGCGCCGGTGCGCCAGATCGGATTATCCTGCTACGCCACATTTTGCCCGGCACGCTTTCCAGCGTAATCGTCTACTTCACCATGCGTATTGGTACCAGTATTCTCACCGCAGCGGGCCTGAGTTTCATTGGCCTTGGCCCGGAGCCAGACGTGCCTGAATGGGGCAATATTCTGGCCATGAGCCGCAGCATGATGATGGCGGGCTTGTGGCATGTCAGCGTCTTTCCGGGGCTGGCGATATTTATCACCGTGCTGGCGTTTAACCTGCTGGGCGATGCCCTGCGTGACACCCTGGATCCAAAACTGAAGAGCTAA
- a CDS encoding M55 family metallopeptidase: MKIFISADIEGIAGVMRPEQCSPGHAEYQLARGLMEQEVNAAIDGAFAGGATEVVVADSHAQMTNLRAENIDPRARLVQGKPRGLSMVEGLEQQAFDGMMFIGYHSAAGEFGVLAHTINGRAFWRIQINGQVMGESDIYAAAGAEQGTPLWLVSGDDCLKKWIGEYYPSVEYVQVKRAISQTSAESLSPEMARTAIREAAEHAVKRADLKSTTLLTAPYQLRLQASKPVLADLFSLIPDVERIDAVTVGYQADRMATIISLLSAFSYLATTQN, from the coding sequence ATGAAAATCTTTATCTCTGCCGATATTGAAGGCATCGCTGGCGTCATGCGCCCGGAGCAGTGCTCTCCAGGTCATGCAGAATATCAGTTGGCACGTGGCCTGATGGAACAAGAGGTGAATGCCGCCATTGATGGCGCGTTTGCTGGTGGTGCAACGGAAGTGGTGGTGGCCGACAGCCACGCGCAAATGACCAATCTGCGTGCTGAAAATATCGATCCGCGCGCCCGGCTGGTGCAGGGTAAACCGCGCGGCTTATCAATGGTGGAAGGGCTGGAGCAGCAAGCTTTCGACGGCATGATGTTTATCGGCTATCACAGCGCGGCGGGTGAGTTTGGCGTGCTGGCGCATACCATTAACGGGCGCGCATTTTGGCGTATTCAGATCAACGGCCAGGTGATGGGTGAAAGCGACATCTATGCCGCAGCGGGCGCGGAGCAGGGCACGCCACTGTGGCTGGTAAGCGGCGACGATTGCCTGAAAAAGTGGATTGGCGAATATTATCCGTCAGTGGAGTATGTCCAGGTGAAGCGTGCCATTTCACAAACCAGCGCTGAATCGCTCAGCCCTGAAATGGCCCGAACCGCAATTCGTGAAGCCGCAGAACATGCCGTTAAACGGGCGGACCTGAAATCGACGACGTTGCTCACCGCACCTTATCAGCTGCGTTTGCAGGCCAGCAAACCGGTATTAGCCGATTTGTTCAGCCTGATACCGGATGTGGAGCGGATTGATGCGGTGACGGTGGGTTATCAGGCTGACCGCATGGCGACAATTATCAGCCTGTTAAGCGCATTCTCTTATCTGGCGACGACGCAAAATTAG
- a CDS encoding fumarylacetoacetate hydrolase family protein has protein sequence MQLCSFYLPDLERKSFGIVLENGVIDLGLRFGAECPDLKSFLTRSSLADLDAFRAMPADHPFSALRFLPVIENPGKVFCVGMNYADKRKEFAETLDAPTLFVRFADSLTGHDSSLQKPATTQEFDYEGELAVIIGKAAHQVKAAEALDVVAGYSCFMDATVRDMQFTWFTAGKNWPQTGGFGPWMTTADEIPDPQQLAIKTFLNDREVQNDNTSSMVHPVAKIIEYISAFSPLSPGDVIITGSPGGVGKKRTPPLFMFSGDVIEVHIEKIGRLVNAIA, from the coding sequence ATGCAGCTTTGCAGTTTTTACCTTCCTGACCTGGAAAGAAAAAGTTTTGGTATTGTGCTGGAAAATGGCGTTATCGATCTCGGCCTGCGTTTTGGCGCAGAATGTCCCGATCTTAAAAGCTTTCTGACCCGCTCATCGCTGGCCGATCTCGATGCGTTTCGTGCCATGCCCGCTGATCATCCGTTCTCTGCACTGCGCTTCCTGCCGGTGATTGAAAACCCGGGTAAAGTCTTCTGCGTAGGCATGAACTACGCCGATAAGCGTAAAGAGTTCGCCGAAACCCTCGACGCGCCGACTTTATTTGTTCGTTTCGCCGATTCGCTGACCGGCCACGATTCATCCTTGCAGAAGCCAGCTACTACACAAGAGTTTGATTATGAAGGTGAGCTGGCGGTGATTATCGGTAAAGCTGCGCATCAGGTAAAAGCCGCAGAGGCGTTAGATGTGGTCGCCGGTTACAGCTGCTTTATGGATGCGACAGTACGCGATATGCAGTTTACCTGGTTCACCGCTGGGAAAAACTGGCCGCAAACCGGAGGATTCGGGCCGTGGATGACCACCGCCGATGAAATCCCCGATCCGCAGCAGTTGGCAATCAAAACCTTCCTGAATGATCGGGAAGTGCAGAACGACAACACCAGCAGCATGGTGCATCCGGTGGCGAAGATTATTGAATATATCTCGGCATTCAGCCCGCTATCACCTGGCGATGTGATCATCACCGGTTCACCGGGCGGTGTCGGTAAGAAACGCACGCCGCCGCTGTTTATGTTTAGCGGAGATGTCATCGAAGTACATATTGAAAAAATTGGTCGTTTAGTTAATGCAATCGCGTAG
- a CDS encoding ABC transporter ATP-binding protein yields the protein MIEIDDLRIAFGAHEVVKGVSFRVANGESFGLVGESGSGKSTLLRALAGLNHDWHGTMRFGEMALSAKRGRHFYQQVQMVFQDPYGSLHPRQTIDRILHEPLLVHRLDRAEQRISQALSEVGLAAAVRFRFPHQLSGGQRQRVAIARALIAEPEVLLLDEPTSALDVSVQAEILNLLSDLRSERKLTYIMVTHNLAVVAHLCQRIGVMQNGEMVEQLSADDLRARRIQHPHTAQLFDLSMTLEEPA from the coding sequence ATGATTGAGATTGATGATCTGCGCATCGCTTTTGGTGCGCACGAGGTGGTGAAAGGCGTGAGTTTTCGTGTGGCCAATGGCGAAAGTTTTGGGCTGGTGGGCGAAAGCGGTTCCGGCAAATCCACCCTTTTGCGGGCGTTAGCCGGGCTGAATCACGATTGGCACGGTACGATGCGGTTTGGTGAAATGGCATTGAGCGCAAAACGCGGACGCCATTTCTACCAGCAGGTGCAGATGGTGTTTCAGGATCCCTATGGTTCGCTGCATCCGCGCCAAACCATCGACCGTATCCTGCACGAGCCGCTGCTGGTGCATCGGCTGGATCGCGCTGAACAGCGCATCAGCCAGGCGCTGAGTGAAGTTGGTTTAGCGGCGGCGGTGCGTTTTCGTTTTCCGCATCAGCTTTCTGGCGGTCAGCGCCAGCGCGTGGCGATTGCCCGTGCGCTGATTGCTGAACCTGAAGTCCTGCTGCTGGATGAGCCGACGTCAGCGCTCGATGTTTCGGTGCAGGCGGAAATCCTGAATTTGCTCAGTGATCTACGCAGCGAACGCAAACTCACCTACATTATGGTGACGCACAATCTGGCAGTGGTGGCGCATCTCTGTCAGCGCATTGGCGTGATGCAAAACGGTGAGATGGTGGAGCAGCTGAGCGCGGACGATTTGCGCGCCAGGCGCATTCAGCATCCGCATACTGCGCAGCTTTTTGATCTCAGCATGACGCTTGAGGAACCTGCATGA
- a CDS encoding ABC transporter ATP-binding protein, translating to MLVEIENLRIAFRSRSETVEAVRGVSLSVGKEKFAIVGESGSGKSLTARSLMQLLPGNADVSADVLRFDGIDLRQASEKVLRQIRGKRVGFILQDPKYSLNPVMTIGQQVAEAWREHKGGSKKAAMQAAIGLLEQVKIRDAEAVAQRYAHEVSGGMGQRVMIAMMLAPDPELLIADEPTSALDATVQAEILKLIDDLVSARGMGLILISHDLPLVSHFCDRVSVMYAGKIVEQLKAGELHQAQHPYTQGLLACLPSLRHPRARLPVLQRDAAWRD from the coding sequence ATGCTGGTGGAAATTGAAAACCTGCGCATCGCCTTTCGCAGTCGCAGCGAAACCGTTGAGGCGGTGCGCGGCGTCAGCCTCAGCGTCGGCAAAGAGAAGTTTGCCATCGTCGGTGAAAGCGGTTCCGGCAAGTCGCTTACCGCACGCAGCCTGATGCAGCTGTTGCCCGGCAATGCAGACGTTAGCGCGGATGTGTTGCGCTTTGACGGCATCGATCTGCGCCAGGCGAGTGAGAAAGTGCTGCGCCAGATTCGCGGCAAGCGTGTCGGTTTTATCCTGCAAGATCCGAAATATTCGCTTAATCCCGTGATGACCATCGGTCAGCAGGTGGCAGAAGCCTGGCGTGAGCACAAAGGCGGCAGCAAAAAAGCCGCCATGCAGGCAGCCATTGGTTTGCTGGAGCAGGTCAAAATTCGTGACGCTGAAGCAGTCGCACAGCGGTATGCGCATGAAGTTTCTGGCGGCATGGGCCAGCGCGTCATGATTGCCATGATGCTGGCACCCGATCCTGAATTGCTGATTGCCGATGAACCCACCAGCGCGCTGGATGCCACGGTGCAGGCGGAGATCCTCAAGCTGATTGACGATCTGGTTTCTGCGCGCGGCATGGGATTGATCCTGATCAGCCACGATCTGCCTTTGGTGTCGCACTTCTGCGATCGCGTGTCAGTGATGTACGCCGGCAAGATTGTTGAACAGCTAAAGGCGGGCGAACTGCATCAGGCGCAGCATCCTTATACGCAAGGTTTGCTGGCCTGCCTGCCGTCGCTGCGCCATCCGCGCGCGCGTTTACCGGTATTGCAGCGCGATGCCGCGTGGCGCGATTAA